The following coding sequences lie in one Burkholderia cepacia genomic window:
- the paaB gene encoding 1,2-phenylacetyl-CoA epoxidase subunit PaaB gives MNKEWPIWEVFVRSKQGLDHKHCGSLHAADATMALRMARDVYTRRQEGVSIWVVPSSAITASDPSEKAELFEPAGDKIYRHPTFYTLPDEVNHM, from the coding sequence ATGAACAAGGAATGGCCGATCTGGGAAGTGTTCGTGCGCAGCAAGCAGGGCCTCGACCACAAGCATTGCGGCAGCCTGCACGCCGCCGACGCGACGATGGCGCTGCGCATGGCGCGCGACGTCTACACGCGCCGTCAGGAAGGCGTGAGCATCTGGGTGGTGCCGTCGTCGGCGATCACCGCGTCGGACCCGAGCGAAAAGGCCGAACTGTTCGAGCCGGCGGGCGACAAGATCTACCGCCACCCGACGTTCTACACGCTGCCCG